In Deinococcus aquaedulcis, one DNA window encodes the following:
- a CDS encoding adenine deaminase C-terminal domain-containing protein, whose product MAGHAGGGDRRQLVRAARGEVPGDLLVRGAQVVQPATGEVFGADVLVSGGRIAALGSGFQAARTVEARGAFLAPGFLDAHVHIESSLLTPAGFAAATLPRGTTAVVAEPHEVVNVLGAPGLAWMLEAGRHSGQRVWASAPSCVPASTFEQGGACVDAAQSAQMLAMPGVLGLAEMMNYPGVLGGDPGVWAVLEAGRASGRRLDGHASGVRGRDLQAYAAAGLHSDHEATTPEEAWARLRAGLWLMVREGSAARNLQALLPVLRAGPRRAMLVSDDVSVDELLSLGHLDRLLRACVAEGLHPAHAVALVTCNPAEYWGLHDYGLVAPGHLADFVLLRDLQSFEVLDTFVGGQEARAGTHTPALASGGVQLGPGWDAARFEVPAHWPVMQVRPDQITTGVGAPGTGDARLVVADRYGRGEWASCWTSGTGLSGATLGISVLHDAHHAAFLGGTDEDVRVAGRALEALGGGAVVVSGGQVRAQLPLPYAGLMTDLPPAQAAAALEAITAACHAAGSTLPYPVTTLSFLGLSVIPALKLTPRGLLDVAAWRLLD is encoded by the coding sequence ATGGCAGGACACGCAGGCGGGGGGGATCGGCGGCAACTGGTGCGGGCGGCGCGGGGCGAGGTGCCCGGCGACCTGCTGGTGCGCGGCGCGCAGGTGGTGCAGCCGGCCACTGGCGAAGTGTTCGGCGCCGACGTGCTGGTGAGTGGCGGGCGCATTGCCGCGCTGGGCAGCGGGTTTCAGGCAGCGCGCACGGTCGAGGCGCGCGGCGCCTTTCTGGCCCCCGGCTTCCTGGACGCCCACGTGCACATCGAATCCAGCCTGCTGACCCCGGCCGGGTTTGCCGCCGCCACCCTGCCGCGCGGCACCACCGCCGTGGTGGCCGAGCCGCACGAGGTGGTGAATGTACTGGGCGCCCCGGGGCTCGCCTGGATGCTGGAGGCCGGGCGCCACTCGGGCCAGCGGGTGTGGGCCAGCGCGCCGTCGTGCGTGCCGGCCAGCACCTTTGAACAGGGCGGTGCCTGTGTGGACGCCGCCCAGAGCGCGCAGATGCTGGCCATGCCGGGCGTGCTCGGCTTGGCCGAGATGATGAATTATCCCGGCGTGCTGGGCGGCGACCCCGGCGTGTGGGCGGTGCTGGAGGCCGGGCGGGCCTCGGGGCGGCGGCTGGACGGCCACGCCTCGGGGGTGCGGGGGCGCGACCTGCAGGCGTACGCGGCGGCCGGGCTCCACTCTGACCACGAGGCCACCACGCCCGAAGAGGCCTGGGCGCGCCTGCGCGCGGGCCTGTGGCTGATGGTGCGTGAGGGCTCGGCAGCGCGCAACCTGCAGGCCCTGCTGCCGGTGCTGCGCGCAGGCCCCCGCCGCGCCATGCTGGTCAGCGACGACGTGAGCGTGGACGAACTGCTCTCGCTGGGACACCTGGACCGCCTGCTGCGCGCCTGCGTGGCGGAGGGGCTGCACCCGGCCCACGCGGTGGCGCTGGTCACCTGCAACCCGGCCGAATACTGGGGCCTGCACGACTACGGGCTGGTGGCCCCGGGCCACCTTGCAGACTTCGTGCTGCTGCGCGACCTGCAGAGCTTCGAGGTGTTGGACACCTTCGTGGGCGGCCAGGAGGCTCGCGCCGGCACCCATACCCCGGCGTTGGCCAGCGGCGGCGTGCAGCTGGGACCCGGCTGGGACGCGGCCCGCTTTGAGGTGCCCGCCCACTGGCCGGTGATGCAGGTGCGGCCCGACCAGATCACCACCGGGGTGGGGGCCCCGGGCACGGGCGACGCCCGGCTGGTGGTGGCCGACCGCTACGGGCGCGGCGAGTGGGCCAGCTGCTGGACCTCTGGCACCGGGCTGAGCGGCGCCACCCTGGGCATCAGCGTGCTGCACGACGCCCACCACGCCGCGTTTCTGGGCGGCACCGACGAGGATGTCCGTGTGGCGGGCCGGGCATTGGAAGCCCTGGGGGGCGGCGCGGTGGTGGTCTCGGGCGGACAGGTGCGCGCCCAGCTGCCTCTCCCCTACGCAGGCCTGATGACGGACCTGCCGCCGGCCCAGGCCGCCGCCGCCCTGGAGGCGATCACTGCGGCCTGCCACGCAGCGGGGAGCACCCTGCCCTATCCCGTCACCACCCTCAGCTTCCTGGGCCTGAGCGTGATTCCGGCCCTGAAACTCACGCCGCGCGGCCTGCTGGACGTGGCCGCGTGGCGCCTGCTGGACTGA